The window CACTGCGACAACTTCATCCGTTCTGACCGTTTCGCCAGCTCGCCTTTTTATGCTGCCCAGCACACCATTACAGGGACATGGCACATCGAAAGTCGCCTTGTCAGTGACAACTTCCAGAAGGTCCTCTCCTCTGGACACATTGTCCCCCTGCCGATTATGCCATATAGTTATAGTCGCCTCTTTTGCGTCCTGTGAAATCCCAGAAAGCGTCAATTCCATTGTAACTGCATATTTCCTTTACCGTATTCTCGTTCCATACTAGTTCGGAATTCCTCACGAAAGACTCTCTTCACCTCGTCCATGTCCAGCTTTTGCCCCAAGAACTCTTTAGCACTGGTTACTTGTATATCCTGCTCGCCACATGGGTATATATGCCTGAAGGGTTCCAAATCGTTATTTATATTTACAGAAGAACCATGGTAAGTGACCCATCTTTTAACGCCAATGCCGGTAAAAGCTATCTTGCGCCCGCTTACCCAGACACCTCGCCTCTCGGGGGTCCTTTCAGCGGGGACCCCGAATCGGTTCAAAGCACGGGAAACGGTCTTCTCAAGAAAATCGATATAAAACGAGACATCCTTCTTTTTATCGCTCAGATCAATGACCGGATACAGAACAAGCTGCCCGGGCATGTGTATGGTGATATTGCCACCTCTGGAGGTGGAAAGAACCGGAATGCGCCTATCACTGAAAAAACGACGGTCAACCAGTCCTTCGCCTGAATCAATACGCCCCAGAGTAACTACCGGTCCATGTTCAAGCATAATGAGAGTATCTCCGATGTCACCCTTGATGCGCTTATGTAAAAGAGCTTCCTGCAGCTTTACCGATTCTTCGTACCCTATCAATCCAGGATCAATGATTCTCATGGCTTGATTGTATCATCAGATCATTTCATCAAAACTGCCGTGTTTTTTGAAATATTCCACAACGCCGCCCATTTCGAGAAGTTTACGCATGACCTTCGGCACGGGGTTTATCTCTATATTCACGCCCTTGGTCAGATTTTTAAGGATATTCTTATCCAGATCAAGCTCAAGCTCGTCCATGTCGTCTATGTAATTGGTCTCGCATTCGACCAGGCACAATCCTACGTTGAACGCGTTCCTGTAGAATATCCTGGCAAAACTCTTCGCGATAATTGCGCGCAATCCGCTCGCCTTCAGCGCAACAGGTGCCTGTTCCCGTGAAGAGCCGCACCCAAAGTTTTCACCGGCAACCAGAAAATCTCCCGACTTGATCTTTTTATGAAAGTCCTCTTCAAGGTCTTCAAAAATATGCTTGGCAAGCTCTTTCTCATCCTGTATCTTGAACTTGTACCTGCCTGAAATTATATAATCTGTATTAATATCATCCTGTATCTTTAATCTGTGCGCATGCGCCACTTCGCCCTCCCCGTAAATTATAAACGTCTTTTATGTTCACGCGGGTCAGAGATTTTCCCTTCTATGGCCGTTGCTGCGGCGGTTGCGGGACTGCCCAGATAGATCTCCGCGTTGGGATTACCCATGCGACCCTTAAAATTCCGATTAGCTGTCGAGAAGGCTTTTTCACCGTCAGCAAGTACACCCTGATGGGTGCCCACGCATACACCGCATCCGGGGTTATTCACAACGGCACCGGCATTTATGAATATCTCGATATACCCTCTTTTAAGTGCATCCAAATAGATCTTGCGGGATGCCGGGGTTATCAGTACCTTAAGTCCCTGAGCCACCTTTTTACCCTTTAGGATCTTTGCGGCTATTTCAAGGTCCTCAAGCCGTCCGTTCGTGCAGGTTCCGATGTTCACTTCATCCACCGGAGTGCCGAGAACTTCATCGATACCGCAGACGTTATCCACCGTATGGGGTTTTGCAACTTGTGGAACCAATTGTGAAAGGTCATACTCTTTTACGTCAGCATACCGTGCATCATCGTCTGCTTCAACGGGCCTCGGTTCTCTTTTGGAATGTTTCTTCGCCCAATCCAAAGTCTTTCTGTCCGCCCTCATAAGCCCGCATTTAGCGCCCATTTCAACAGCCATATTGGATATGGTCAAACGCGCGTCAATACTAAGCGCGTCAACGACTTCTCCATAGAACTCGACAGCTTTGTAGGTCGCGCCATCGGCCCCGACATCACCTATAAGATGTAAAATAACATCTTTCGAATATACTCCTTTGGGCAGTTCGCCTGCAAGAACGAATTTTATCGTCTCGGGCACCTTGAACCAGTTCTTGCCGCTGGCCAGAGCTATAGCAAGGTCCGTTGATCCCACACCTGTGGAAAGGATGTTCAACGCACCATAAGTGCATGTGTGTGAATCGGCGCCAAGAACAAGGTCCCCGCATGTTACGTAACCGGCTTCGGGTACGAGCTGGTGACAGACTCCGCATCCGATATCAAAGACCTTTACACTGTGTTCTTGACCGAACCCCCTGATCTTGTCATGTATCGCGGAAACTCCGATATTCGGACTCGGTGCTGAATGATCGATAACCATGCAATAGCGTTCTTTATCAAAAATATCATCCACTCCGAGTTTACGGAAACTGTCGATGATCATGCCGCTTGTTCCGTCCTGACCGAAACAGAAATCGACATTGGCTATAACTATATCCCCGGCCCTTGCCCTTTTCCCGGAATGTTCGGATAATATTTTCTCAGCTATGGTCTGTCTCATATCTATATCTCCTGGATTTGCGCCTGAAAACAGGCGTTCACGCCGCCAATCCGTCAACCCACTCGCTTATCCTGTCGACGCCTTTATTGATCGTATCCATATCCGTGGCAAAGCTTATCCTTATTGATCCGTCTTCACCGAACGGACCGCCCGGTATGACCGCGACCTTTTTCTCCTTGAGAAGCCTTTTAGCGAATTCCAGTGAATCTAAACCACACTCGGATACATCACAAAAAAGATAAAAAGCCCCTTCTGGCACAAATGGTTTCAGCCTGGGGTTCTCCGTAAGTCTTTTCACAAGAACATCCCGGCGGTCCTGAAAAGTCTGCCTATTCTTCTCCATCTCGGAATCGAGGTCCTCGGTGAGAGCGCATTCAGCGGCAGCCTGACTAATAGAGCACGGATTAGATGTGGCATGGCTCTGCAAGGTAGACACCATATTGACCAGATCTTTGCTGGCAGCCATGTATCCTATCCTCCATCCGGTCATTGAACAGCTCTTGGAAACACCGTTGACAAGAACCGTCCTGTCCTTGACCTGTTCTGATAAGGATGCTATGGAAAAATGTGTTTTTCCGTCGAATATGATCTTTTCATAGATCTCATCACTGATTATTGCCAGATCATTGGATACACATACATCAGCGATCTTTTCAATCTCATCTCTGTCATATACCACCCCGGCCGGGTTCGAGGGGCTGTTAATTATCAAGGCTTTTGTCTTTTCCGTGACAGCTTCCGCAATATCATCGGCAGATACCTTGAAACCGTTCTTCTGTCTGGTTTTGACCGTTACTGGCACCGCACCGGCAAGTTTGACCATCTCAGGATAACTGACCCAATAAGGGCTTATGATCAAAACCTCATCATTCGGATTACATAAAACCTGGAGCGCATTATAAAGAGAATGCTTGGCGCCATTCGATACAACTATCTGTCCGGATTCGTATTTTAAACCATTATCCTTATTCAACTTACGGCATATCGCTTCTTTCAGGCTCTTTGTCCCGCTCGCTGGCGTATATTTTGTCCTACCCTGTTTTATGGCCTCAATGGCGGCTTTTTTGATGATATCCGGCGTATCAAAGTCCGGTTCGCCGGCTGCAAGTATAATTACATCTTCACCTTCGGCCTTCATGGCTTTGGCTTTAGAAGTTATGCTTAAAGTCGCTGAAGGTTGTACTTTGCTCACTTTTTCTGAAAAAAACATGTAAACCTCCCTATATAATATTAAGAATAATAAACTAGTCCTATTAACTGGTTAAGATAAAATATCATAATATTATGAATATTACAAGCGGTATTAACGCCTTCTGTTGCTCTGATGAACCCGGAATTATCATTTACTCATGACACGTATCTGTGAAGGATGATAAACCACCAGTTCAAGGCCATTGCGCTTGCGTATTTTACCGGTGATCTCCAGTTCTTCACCCCGGTATCTGCTGACCGGCATATCAGTGAAATATTTCAGGTTACCGCCGTAAATAATTACTTCAAGACCAGTTACGCCGGTTTTCAATAAAACTGCGGCTCTTCGGGAGCTTGTTACCTCCTGTATCTTACACTTAAGAGTAACCAGCCTGCCTGCATAACGATGAGCTTCCTCCGGCGGTATGGTTCTCATTTCTTTCCATAGACCGAGTTTCGCATTCTTGGCCTTACTCTGCGCTTGTAATAGTTCTTCCAGATACTTGTCGTTCGGCGGATAGACCATAAGATACGCATAGCCCTCGCGGAGCAGCTCGGCATTGGCCAATTTACCGTTCACAATCACGTATACCAGCCAACGACCGTATTTATCCACGCGTTTTTCATCGAATTCCAGATCAACCCTCCTGCCTGAAACAAGAGCCCTGTTGAAGGCTTTTGCTTCCAGGGCCAAAGGTTCTGGATCGAATATCCAGTTTCCGGAGAACTTCTTCATGATCTCGGGAGTATCCACACCGAGATACCGGATCTTCTGACCTGTGGCAAGTTCTGCCGTATCCCCGTCGACAACATCTCGGATCCTATATCCTTCCCCGGAAAGATCCTCCAACCCACAGCTGGAACATATTAAGCACGCAATAAGAAAAAAAGCCAGTAAATTGATCTTCTTATGTATAGACTTAGAAACTATTTTCTTCATTACTTGAAAACCTCCGGATATAAATCTTTTGCCGAAGGACATAACTTGTTGAGGGCACATTCCTGGCATGAAGGCTTCCTGGCCGAGCAGACTTTGCGTCCGTGCGCGATAAAAAGATTGGTCAATAAGCCCCATTCATCTCTGGGGAAAAGTTCCATTAGGTCTTTTTCTATCTTTACCGGATAGGTGTGCCCGGAAAGATGCAATCTGCCGCTGAGACGTTTTACGTGGGTATCCACCGCGATTCCTTCATTTTTATTGAATCCGTGGAAAAGCACGATATTCGCGGTTTTCCGAGCCACCCCTGGAAGCTGCACAAGCTCCTCCATAGCCTGGGGCACTCGTCCGCCGAATTGCCGAATTATCATTTTGGAGGCGGCGATGATATTCTTAGCCTTGTTCTTGTAAAAACCGGTCGATTTTATTTGATCTTCAAGGGCCTTCGAGTCTGCCTGGGCAAAATCACCTGGATCCCGGTATTTTTTAAACAGACCTTTTGTTACCATATTGACCCTGACATCCGTACATTGCGCGGATAAAATGGTGGCAACAAGAAGCTGGAAAGGATCTTTGTGGATAAGCGCGGTTGTCGCTTTGGGATAGATCTTCTGGAGGATTCTATATATTTTCTGGGCTTTCTTTCTGTCCACCTTTAGGCCTCATTTCCGCCTGAACATCTTTTCCAGATCCTTTTTCCCGATCGTGGTCATCGTAGGCCGCCCGTGTGGACAAGTGAAAGGAAGCTCGCATTCCTCCAGTTTCTGAACTAAAGAGTGCATTTCTTCCCGGCTCAACTTGTCCCCTGCCTTTATTGCCGCCCTGCAGGAGGTAAGTTTGATCAACTCGTTAACAGGGTCCACTTTGGAAAGATCTACGGAAAAAAGATCGTTCAGAATCTGCTCTACAACTGTTTTGATATCCCGGTCCTTGATCAGAGCCGGCACGGACTGGACTATAAAGGACCTCTCCCCGAAAGGTTCTATCAAAAAGCCGATATCCCTAAAATTATCTATTACCTTTTCCATAAGTATGGTTTCCCTCGCCGAAAGTTCCATCCTGATGGGAAATAAAAGGTTTTGCGTTTCAATAGGCGAATTTTCAGTCGTGCCCCGCAAATACTCATAAAGTATTCTCTCGTGAGCCGCATGCTGGTCGGTTATGGTTATATCTTCTCTGGCAAGGCGCACTATATAACAATCCGCGACCTGATAAATATTATCAGCGGGCGTCTTCCGGTCGTCCCTGAAACTGTTCACCTCCCTCAATATGTATTCCTTCTTCTGTGACTCATCCTCATTGACGGTAAAATCATAAGAAAATTCCGACTGCTCCTCCGGTGGTCCCCCCGAAGAATCTGCATTGACCGTCTGCGAGCGGAGATCTGTCTCGGATGAAAGATCCGGTGAACCCTCTTCGGCCTTTCTTGCTGAATCAAACTCGTTTTTTATACTTCGTATCACGGCGTTCTTAAGGGTCTTCTCGTCATCGAACTTTATCTCCAGTTTCGCAGGATGTACGTTAACATCTACACTTGAAGGGTCTATCTCCGTAAAAAGCACGACAGAGGGGTATTTCCCTCTTTCAAGCATGCTTCTATACGCAACGAATACGGCATCCGACAAAAGCTTGCTCCGAACGAAGCGGCCGTTGACAAAGAAGAGCTGTCCACGCTTATCCCTCCTCGTACAGGATGGAAGACTGGCGAAGCCCCTAATGCTAAAACCTTCTCCGGAGCATGAAACGCCCATAAGATGGTCCGCGAAATCACCGCCAAGAACAAGTCGTATCCGTTCGGCCGCATCAAGATCACCCCCCGCATGCAACAGGCACCTGTCGGATTGTTTGAGCCTGAACTCTATATTCTCATATGATAAAATAAACCTGCCGACCACGTTGGCGATCTCGGCCAGTTCCGTTGACTCCCTATTCAGGAACTTCCGCCGTGCCGGAACGTTATAAAAAAGGTTTCTGACCTCAACGGTGGTACCTTTGGAACGACCCGCGGGCCTCGACCTCAACAGCTGGCCGCTTTCAAGGTAAACGTAGAACCCGCTGTCGCTGCCCTCGCAGCAACTTGTGAGCTCCATCTGTGAGACCGCCGCAATACTCGCCAGAGCTTCTCCCCTGAAACCCAGAGAACGTATGTTGTCCAAGTCAGGGATCTGGCGTATTTTACTTGTAGCGTGAGGCAGACAGGCCATCTTCAACTCTTCGGGATTCATCCCGCGACCGTTATCCGCGACCCTGATGAGCATCTGGCCAGCGGATTCGACCTGGATCTCTATACTGTCAGATCCTGCATCGATAGAATTTTCTATGAGTTCCTTTACGACCGATGCCGGCCTTTCGACGACCTCTCCTGCGGAGATCTTACCGACCACTTCTTCGCTAAGAATGTTAATCCTGCTTTTATCCATATTTTCAGCCTTTAGTTCATTTATCTTTTTCCACTTGCTGTTTCATGTTGTGCAATGTCCTCAATGCTTCGATAGGAGTCATATTCTCGATATCCATAGAGCGCATCTTCTCCAGCAGAGGATGTTCGGCATACTTCTGTTCGAAAAAGTCAAACTGTTTTTCCCCTGAATCCACTTCCGCGAATCGCGATCTAATATTCCCCCGCAGAGAATCCTTTTGGAGATTATCAAGTATATCCCTTGCCCTTTGGATGACCTCTGTAGGCAGTCCCGCGAGCTTTGCAACATGTATCCCAAAACTTTCGTCACAGCTTCCTTCGGACACCTTATACAGGAACACTATCTCATCTGCCCACTGTTGTACCGCGAGATGACAGTTCCTGACCCCTTTCATGACCTGGGCCAATTCCGTAAGCTCATGATAATGAGTGGCGAACATGGCCTTGGCTCCACACAGATTGTGGTGTATGAATTCCACTACGGCCCATGCGATAGAGACCCCGTCAAATGTACTGGTACCCCTTCCTATCTCATCAAGTATTATAAGACTCTTGCCTGTGGCATTATTGAGAATATTGGCCGTCTCCAGCATCTCAACCATAAAAGTGCTCATTCCCCGGTACAGCCTGTCAGAAGCGCCCACACGCGTAAAGATGCGATCTATTACTCCTATATGAGCTTTAGCGGCCGGTACAAAACTGCCGATCTGTGCCATTATGGTGATCAGCGCGACCTGTCTTATATAAGTGGATTTACCCGCCATATTAGAACCAGTAATGATGAATACCCTGTTCTCCCCATCATCCATAAGAGTATCGTTGGGAACGAATTGCTTGTCTTTTAGGATATTTTCAAGTACAGGGTGGCGTCCTTGTTCCACGTATAACCGGTCGCTGTTATCGACCTTTGGCTTCGTGTAACCTCCTCTGGAGGCTACTTCGGCGAATGAAACAAGCATATCCAGTTCGGCAATATTTTCTGAAGTCTTCTTAAGGCGATCGATCTGGTTCCCAACCTGAGCTCTTACACCCGAGAAGATCTCGTATTCCAGGGATCTGATGCGTTCCTCAGCACCTATGATCTTAGATTCCTGGTCCTTAAGCTCCTGGGTAATGAATCTTTCCGCGTTAGACAAAGTCTGTTTACGCACATAGTGTTCAGGAACATTATTTAGATTGGCCTTGGTGACCTCGATGTAATAACCGAAGACCTTGTTGTACCCCACCTTCAGCGAACTGATGCCGGTTGTTTCTATCTCCTTTTGCTGAAGCGCAGCAACCCAGTCCTTTCCGTGTGTAACAAGATGACGGAGCTGGTCAACATCTTCGTTATATCCGGTTCGGATTATACCCCCATCTCTGATATTTGCCGGGGGCTCCTCGCTGATCGAACGGTCTATAAGCCCGGTAACGTCAGCTAGCTCATCCATTCCCTGTAGGATTTTTTCGATGCGCGCGCAACCCGCGTCCTTAAGTTCGTTCCGTATCGTGCTGATATGTTTAAGAGACGCTGATAAAGCGACCATATCCCTCGCATTGGCGGTAGCAAGACTGATCTTGTTGGACAGCCGCTCGATATCATAGATCTCATTGAGGCTTTCCCTCAGTTTTTTCGGTTTATTGGAGTTCTCATGAAAATATAGTACCGCCTGTAACCTTTCGTTTATTTTTGCGACCTCGACCAGGGGGTTAAGAATAGCTCGTTTGAGTTTTCTTTTGCCCATTGGTGTCTTAGTCTGGTCAAGAACATCGAACAGAGTGTTCCGCGTGGTCAGATCCTCCTGATTCTGTACGAGTTCAAGGTGGCGGTGGGAATTGCGGTCCAGGAACATGAACTGGTTAGAACGATAGGTTGAGATGACGTCTATATTCTTAAGATCTGATTTCTGCGTATCCTTCAGGTACTTAATCAGCGCACCGGCCGCCCCAACAGCAAGAGGCAATCCCTCGCACCCGAACCCCTCAAGGCTCTCCACAAGAAAATGATCCTTGATGTGTTTAAGTGCTATCTGGTAATCGAACGCCCAATCGTCATTAATCGTTATCGAACCGAGGTTTATGTCGCTTATCTGACGGAATCCTCTGTCTTTGGCGCAACTTTCCGGAACGAGACATTCCGAAGGAGATATCTTGTAAAGTTCCGCGAAAAGATCCTCCTTATTATCGAGTTCCGTCACTCGGAATTCGCCTGTCGAAATATCGGCATAGGCCAGGCCACAGCCATCTTGGGACATGTTGAGCGAGAGAATATAATTATTCACTGAATCCTCAAGCAGAGAATCGGCTATAAAAGTACCCGGGGTGATTACTTTGGTTATCTGGCGGTTTACAAGTTTTTTCCCGGGACCGGGCTCCTCGGCCTGTTCGCAAATAGCGACTTTCCTGCCATGCCTGACAAGTCTTGCGATATAATTCTCAGCGGCATGATGGGGGACCCCGCACATCGGCGCTTTCTTGCCCTTGCCGGCATTACGCGAAGTAAGGGTGATATGCAGTATCTTGCTGGCAGCGAGGGCGTCATCATAGAACATCTCATAGAAATCACCCAACCTGAAGAAAAGTATCGCGTCTTCCTGCTGGGCTTTGATGTCCATGTATTGCTGCATCATTGGTGTGATTTCGGACGTCATTTACGAACCTTCCGTGCTTCTATTGCTATTGATCGGCGGGTCTCCAGTAAGATATTATACTACACTGGCTGTATGAAGAACAGACCCAAAACCTGCATTTTTAGGGTTTTGGGTCCGTTTTTATCCAATATGTGCACTGTAAGTGAACTAAAGAGCAAGGATCATCCCATGGACTTGCGCCTGAATCTCTTGAAAAGACCGCCTTTTTTAGAGACTTTTTTCTGTTCTTTCTTAGCCTTTTCCTTTTTTACGTCTTCGATAGCCCTTTCCTCTTTCTTTTCGATATCAACATCAGGTGCCGCATGAGCCTTTTCTTTTTTACCCTCGGGCTGTTCCCCGGCCGTTTCGGCCTCTTTCTTTTTCTTCGGCTTTTTCTTAGTTGTCTCCTTCTCAAGACCCAGCAGCTTCTCATCCGATATCGTTCTCTTGGTAAGTTCGATGATGGCCATTTCTGCGCCGTCACCCTTGCGCGTCCCCAATGTCATTATGCGAGTATACCCTCCGGAAATATCCTTGTATAAAGGACCAAGCTCGTCAAAAAGGCTTTTTACCACCTTTCTGTCACACAGCTTCTGGAATGCCAGCCTTCTGGCGCTGACAGATTCGGGGTTTTTCTTCGCCAGCGTAATAAGGGGCTCAGCGAATCTTCTCAGCGCTTTCGCTTTTGCCTTTGTGGTCTCGATCCTCTGGTATGTAAAAAGATCGTTGGCAAGACTTTTCATAGTGGCTTTCCTCCAGCTGGTCCGCCTGCCCAATCTTCCTTTAATCTTACGGTGTCTCATCTATCTATCCCTTTCTTATTCTTCTTCGTCGATCTCCATTCCAAGGTGCATCCCCATGGAACTTAGGACCTGGTTTATCTCGTTAAGTGATTTCTTGCCGAAATTCTTGTATTTAAGCATTTCTGTCTCTTTTTTCTTCACCAGGTCTCCAATGGTCCTGATGTTTGCTTCAGCCAGACAGTTCGAGCTTCTAACAGACAGTTCCAACTCGGAAATTGGCTTGTTGAGCTTTTTCATCAGATCTTTTTTCTCTTTGCTCTCCTCTTCCTCTTCTTCTATCTCTTCTGGCAGTTTCCCTATGGTCAGGAATACGTCCAGATGTCTCTGGAAAATATTTGCCGCATAAAGAAGTGTGTCCTTGGGTTCCATGCTCCCGTTGGTCCATATCTCGAGAATGAGCTTGTCATAATCGGTAATATGGCCCACCCTGGTGTTCTCAACATCAATATTGACCCTTTTCACCGGTGAAAAGAGCGAATCTATGGCTATTACGCCTATTGCATCATCGTCGTCCTTGTTCCCGACCGAAGTAACATAACCGCGTCCTCTTTCCACCTGCATCTCTATCTCAAACTTTGTATCCTCTGTAAGTGTGGCTATATGATGATCCTTATCAATGATCTCGACCGTTTCATCGGTCTGAATATCCTTGGCTGTGACCTTGCCTTTCTTACTGGCGCTCAGGAACATCGGTTTGGGGGTCTTGAAATGCGACCTGAGAACAAGGTTCTTTAAGTTCATTATGATCTGTGGAACATCCTCAAAAACACCCTCGATCGCGCCGAACTCGTGAAGTGTACCGTTTATCTTCACCTTCGTAACAGCCGTGCCCTCTATCGAAGAAAGGAGTACTCTGCGAAGAGAATTACCTATGGTAATACCGTAACCCTTTTCAAAGGGTTCAGCAATGATCTTACCGTAGTTAGGGCTATATGTCTCCTCTTCAAAAGTTATGTTCTTGGGTAGTTCAAAGTTCTTAAGTTTCATCCCCATTACGCAAATCCTCCTCTTTTCTAATTATATATGCGAAAAAGCTTTTCGCTCGTTACTTCGAATACAACTCAACGATGAGACTTTCTTCTATCGGTATGCCAATCTCAGCCTTCGTCGGCAGCCTCTTGATCTCTATTGAAAGGTTGTCACCCGAAACATCCATCCATTCGGGCATGATCCTTTCTTCGAGTATTTTCCACGTTTCATTAAAAGCCTTTTTCTGCTCCTCATTCCCCGTAAGCTCAATCTTGTCACCCTTTTTTATCAGGCATGACGGGATATTCACTTTGCGCCCGTTCACCTTGACGAACCTATGCCCCACTATCTGGCGGGCCTTGGCGCGTGATTCGGCGAAATTAGCCCTGAAAATAACGTTGTCGAGCCTCCTCTCGAGCAGCTGGAAAAGAACTTCACCTGTTGGTTCTTTGGCCTTTTCGGCCTTTTTGAAATAATTGGCGAACTGCCTTTCCAGAATGCCGTATATCCTCTTGGCCTTTTGTTTTTCCCTGAGCTGAATAGCATAGTTAGAAGGTTTCCTTCGACGCATCTGACCGTGCTGGCCTGGCGCGTATTCCCTTTTGACGACCGCGCATTTATCACTTGTACACTTGGTCCCTTTAAGGAAAAGCTTCTCACCCTCTCTCCGGCAGAGCCGACAGGATGCTGATGTTCTTCTTGCCATTTATTACACTCCTTGTTTTCGGTTTATACTCTTCTGCGCTTTTTGTGCCTGCAACCATTGTGGGGTGTAGGCGTTAGATCCGTTATGTTCTTGACGAAGAGCCCTTCGGTTCTTATGCTCCTGGCCGCACTTTCCTTCCCGGAACCCGGACCCCTTACAACAATATCCACTTCTTTCATGCCGTGGGCCTTGGCCTTTTTCACGGCATCCTTTGCGGCGATGCTTGCGGCAAACGGAGTAGATTTCCTTGAGCCCTTGAACCCTACTATGCCGGGAGAACTCCAGCAAAGCACTTCCCCCTTGGGATCGGTAACCGTCACTATGGTATTGTTAAAAGTCGCGTTAACGAAGATCTTTCCGCTTGAAAGCTTCTTGGTTATCTTTTTACGTCTTCTTGTTTTCGCTTTTTTCTGCACTTGTAACCTCGTTTTGTTAATTTTGCTACTTGCCGCCCTTGAGGGCGCTCCTGGCGGCTTTGTCCTTAAAAGCTCCTATGGTACGCTTGGGCCCTTTTCTTGTTCTGGAATTCGTTTTGGTCCTCTGCCCCCTCGCCGGCAGGCTCCTTTTATGCCTTAGGCCCCTGTAAGTGCCAATGCTCATCAATCTCTTGATATTGGAAGCGTACATCCGCCTGAGATCACCCTCTACCTGATACTTTTCCTGTATAATGTGCGTTATGGTCGTCACCTCTTGGTCTTCCAGGTCCTTGGCTCTCTTGTTGGGATCGACCCCCGCTTCCTTCAGTATCTGGTTGGATTTGCTCCTTCCGATGCCGAATATGTATGTAAGAGCTATCTCTATGCGTTTATCTTTGGGTATATCTATTCCTATTATTCTGGGCATTTCCTCTCCTTGTTAGCCTTGTTTCTGCTTGTGCTTAGGATCC of the Candidatus Omnitrophota bacterium genome contains:
- the rpsD gene encoding 30S ribosomal protein S4, whose translation is MARRTSASCRLCRREGEKLFLKGTKCTSDKCAVVKREYAPGQHGQMRRRKPSNYAIQLREKQKAKRIYGILERQFANYFKKAEKAKEPTGEVLFQLLERRLDNVIFRANFAESRAKARQIVGHRFVKVNGRKVNIPSCLIKKGDKIELTGNEEQKKAFNETWKILEERIMPEWMDVSGDNLSIEIKRLPTKAEIGIPIEESLIVELYSK
- the rplQ gene encoding 50S ribosomal protein L17, coding for MRHRKIKGRLGRRTSWRKATMKSLANDLFTYQRIETTKAKAKALRRFAEPLITLAKKNPESVSARRLAFQKLCDRKVVKSLFDELGPLYKDISGGYTRIMTLGTRKGDGAEMAIIELTKRTISDEKLLGLEKETTKKKPKKKKEAETAGEQPEGKKEKAHAAPDVDIEKKEERAIEDVKKEKAKKEQKKVSKKGGLFKRFRRKSMG
- the rpsK gene encoding 30S ribosomal protein S11, whose amino-acid sequence is MQKKAKTRRRKKITKKLSSGKIFVNATFNNTIVTVTDPKGEVLCWSSPGIVGFKGSRKSTPFAASIAAKDAVKKAKAHGMKEVDIVVRGPGSGKESAARSIRTEGLFVKNITDLTPTPHNGCRHKKRRRV
- the mutS gene encoding DNA mismatch repair protein MutS, with product MTSEITPMMQQYMDIKAQQEDAILFFRLGDFYEMFYDDALAASKILHITLTSRNAGKGKKAPMCGVPHHAAENYIARLVRHGRKVAICEQAEEPGPGKKLVNRQITKVITPGTFIADSLLEDSVNNYILSLNMSQDGCGLAYADISTGEFRVTELDNKEDLFAELYKISPSECLVPESCAKDRGFRQISDINLGSITINDDWAFDYQIALKHIKDHFLVESLEGFGCEGLPLAVGAAGALIKYLKDTQKSDLKNIDVISTYRSNQFMFLDRNSHRHLELVQNQEDLTTRNTLFDVLDQTKTPMGKRKLKRAILNPLVEVAKINERLQAVLYFHENSNKPKKLRESLNEIYDIERLSNKISLATANARDMVALSASLKHISTIRNELKDAGCARIEKILQGMDELADVTGLIDRSISEEPPANIRDGGIIRTGYNEDVDQLRHLVTHGKDWVAALQQKEIETTGISSLKVGYNKVFGYYIEVTKANLNNVPEHYVRKQTLSNAERFITQELKDQESKIIGAEERIRSLEYEIFSGVRAQVGNQIDRLKKTSENIAELDMLVSFAEVASRGGYTKPKVDNSDRLYVEQGRHPVLENILKDKQFVPNDTLMDDGENRVFIITGSNMAGKSTYIRQVALITIMAQIGSFVPAAKAHIGVIDRIFTRVGASDRLYRGMSTFMVEMLETANILNNATGKSLIILDEIGRGTSTFDGVSIAWAVVEFIHHNLCGAKAMFATHYHELTELAQVMKGVRNCHLAVQQWADEIVFLYKVSEGSCDESFGIHVAKLAGLPTEVIQRARDILDNLQKDSLRGNIRSRFAEVDSGEKQFDFFEQKYAEHPLLEKMRSMDIENMTPIEALRTLHNMKQQVEKDK
- a CDS encoding DNA-directed RNA polymerase subunit alpha codes for the protein MGMKLKNFELPKNITFEEETYSPNYGKIIAEPFEKGYGITIGNSLRRVLLSSIEGTAVTKVKINGTLHEFGAIEGVFEDVPQIIMNLKNLVLRSHFKTPKPMFLSASKKGKVTAKDIQTDETVEIIDKDHHIATLTEDTKFEIEMQVERGRGYVTSVGNKDDDDAIGVIAIDSLFSPVKRVNIDVENTRVGHITDYDKLILEIWTNGSMEPKDTLLYAANIFQRHLDVFLTIGKLPEEIEEEEEESKEKKDLMKKLNKPISELELSVRSSNCLAEANIRTIGDLVKKKETEMLKYKNFGKKSLNEINQVLSSMGMHLGMEIDEEE
- the rpsM gene encoding 30S ribosomal protein S13; this encodes MPRIIGIDIPKDKRIEIALTYIFGIGRSKSNQILKEAGVDPNKRAKDLEDQEVTTITHIIQEKYQVEGDLRRMYASNIKRLMSIGTYRGLRHKRSLPARGQRTKTNSRTRKGPKRTIGAFKDKAARSALKGGK